One part of the Dyadobacter sp. 676 genome encodes these proteins:
- a CDS encoding PVC-type heme-binding CxxCH protein, with the protein MLVIDPDSAYAALSETERRFSRNAVAGLQAADGLEATLFASEPNVINPINIDVDHRGRVWACETYNYRPAINGKSELGQGDRIVILEDKDGDGKVDITKVFYQGPELNAPLGIWVMGNKAIVSQSPYVWLFTDTNGDDKADTKEVIFKGIGGVQNDAGVHAFVFGPDGKFYFNYGNAGRQLVDGQDRPLLDKYERPIDFRQYKQGVVFRCEQDFTKVEIMAENFRNGWEVAVDSYGTMWQSDQEEPGNGGDRVSYVMENGNFGYVDEMTGASWRLNRTNLEDEIPRRHWHQNDPGVVPNLLETGSGFPMGITVYEGDLLPRRYWDQILLADAGQGYVGAFPVQNDGAGYKSMGILPILEGKRDKWFRPTDVCVAPDGSLIISDWYDPTIGSHKMKDRTRGRIFRVAPTGTPYKIPVFDLSVPEQAVKALQSPNLSQRYLAWNACVKHGWAAEPFLEELFRQYNANPKLRARALWVLNRIEGFNYRNLDIGFRELNPNLRITALRAVRQRNSDPTEYIKRLTSDRDPQVRRECALAINHNHTYEALDVWLQLAKQYKGNDRWTVEALSIGAYDQWERLFPAWLERAGPKPWTTDAGKDIIWLARTRKAIPYLSELAADTSVSFKSRLRYFRSFDFFHAGYEKTQALLSVLNVPSSDRIEVSKLALLHLDKSFVTNSQQGLTALNKLLDETYGTEHYIDLMTRYELESENERLLKLALDKSDEVIGRDAGALLLEQAGISYVTGKLAGMNDSKKSALLASIQTVGSSESIYLLRSTVLNAGESMAVRKSAARYLGASWPGEEAVVKLLTGNQIDGEVKEAALEGVKNAFREEIKAQLAPYLPKPPAEEVATTPTEESKSGKKERRKRRKNR; encoded by the coding sequence TTGCTGGTTATCGATCCGGATAGCGCCTATGCGGCGTTGTCGGAAACGGAACGGCGCTTTTCGCGTAATGCGGTGGCGGGTTTGCAGGCGGCCGACGGCCTGGAAGCAACGCTATTCGCTTCCGAACCCAATGTGATCAACCCGATTAACATCGACGTCGACCATCGCGGACGTGTGTGGGCGTGCGAAACGTACAATTACCGGCCGGCTATTAACGGTAAATCGGAGCTCGGACAGGGTGACCGCATTGTGATCCTGGAAGACAAAGATGGCGACGGCAAGGTGGATATTACCAAGGTTTTTTATCAGGGGCCGGAACTGAATGCGCCGCTGGGCATTTGGGTAATGGGCAATAAAGCCATTGTTTCGCAAAGCCCTTACGTGTGGCTTTTTACAGATACGAATGGCGACGATAAGGCGGACACGAAAGAAGTTATTTTTAAAGGAATCGGCGGCGTGCAGAACGACGCCGGCGTACATGCATTCGTGTTCGGGCCCGATGGAAAGTTCTATTTCAACTATGGCAATGCAGGACGGCAACTCGTCGACGGGCAGGACCGCCCGTTGCTCGATAAGTATGAAAGGCCGATCGATTTCCGGCAATACAAGCAGGGTGTGGTTTTCCGATGCGAGCAAGATTTTACCAAGGTGGAGATCATGGCCGAAAACTTTCGCAATGGCTGGGAAGTGGCCGTGGACAGCTATGGTACTATGTGGCAATCGGATCAGGAGGAGCCGGGAAATGGGGGCGACCGCGTGTCGTACGTGATGGAGAACGGTAACTTCGGTTATGTGGATGAAATGACAGGCGCGAGCTGGCGACTGAACCGGACCAATCTGGAAGACGAAATCCCCCGCCGCCATTGGCATCAGAACGACCCGGGAGTCGTGCCCAATTTGCTGGAAACCGGATCTGGTTTTCCGATGGGAATCACGGTCTACGAAGGTGACCTGCTGCCACGCCGTTATTGGGACCAGATCCTGCTTGCCGATGCAGGCCAGGGCTATGTAGGCGCATTCCCCGTGCAGAATGACGGAGCAGGTTATAAATCCATGGGTATCTTACCTATTCTGGAAGGCAAGCGCGATAAGTGGTTCAGGCCGACGGACGTCTGTGTAGCTCCCGACGGCTCACTCATTATTTCCGACTGGTATGACCCCACAATCGGCTCTCACAAAATGAAGGACCGTACCCGCGGACGTATCTTTCGCGTCGCCCCTACGGGTACGCCCTATAAAATACCGGTTTTCGACCTTTCGGTACCCGAACAGGCCGTGAAGGCACTACAAAGCCCGAATCTGTCGCAACGTTACCTGGCATGGAATGCCTGCGTAAAGCACGGTTGGGCGGCCGAGCCGTTTCTGGAAGAGCTTTTCAGGCAATACAACGCGAACCCGAAACTGCGTGCGCGCGCGTTGTGGGTGCTGAACCGTATTGAAGGGTTTAACTATCGAAACCTCGATATCGGCTTTCGCGAACTGAACCCCAACCTCCGCATTACCGCCTTGCGTGCGGTCCGCCAGCGTAACAGCGACCCTACCGAATATATCAAGCGCCTCACCTCGGACCGCGACCCGCAGGTACGCCGCGAATGTGCATTGGCCATTAACCACAATCATACCTACGAGGCATTGGACGTGTGGCTCCAATTGGCCAAACAATACAAAGGTAATGACCGTTGGACGGTGGAAGCGCTCAGTATCGGCGCTTATGACCAGTGGGAACGTCTTTTTCCGGCCTGGCTGGAAAGGGCGGGACCGAAGCCCTGGACGACCGACGCCGGCAAGGACATTATCTGGCTGGCGCGAACCCGCAAGGCAATCCCGTATTTGAGCGAACTGGCGGCCGACACGTCCGTGAGTTTCAAAAGCCGGCTGCGGTACTTTCGCTCGTTCGACTTTTTCCATGCCGGTTATGAGAAAACACAGGCATTGCTGAGCGTTTTGAATGTTCCTTCGTCCGATCGCATCGAAGTAAGCAAGCTGGCATTGCTGCATTTGGACAAATCATTCGTGACAAACTCCCAGCAGGGCCTGACCGCACTGAACAAGCTGCTCGACGAAACGTACGGTACCGAGCACTATATCGACCTTATGACCCGCTATGAGTTGGAATCGGAGAATGAAAGGTTGTTGAAACTCGCGTTGGACAAATCCGACGAGGTGATCGGCCGGGATGCCGGAGCATTGCTGCTCGAACAGGCGGGAATCTCCTATGTGACCGGAAAACTGGCAGGTATGAACGATTCGAAAAAATCGGCATTGCTGGCCTCGATTCAGACGGTAGGCAGCTCCGAATCGATTTATCTGCTTCGTTCGACTGTTTTGAATGCCGGTGAATCGATGGCCGTGCGAAAAAGTGCCGCACGTTACCTGGGCGCGAGCTGGCCGGGAGAGGAGGCGGTTGTAAAGCTGCTGACCGGCAACCAGATCGACGGCGAAGTAAAAGAAGCGGCTTTGGAAGGAGTAAAGAACGCTTTCCGGGAGGAGATTAAGGCGCAACTGGCCCCTTACCTGCCAAAACCGCCCGCGGAGGAAGTAGCAACAACGCCTACGGAAGAATCCAAAAGTGGTAAAAAGGAACGTCGGAAACGTAGAAAAAACCGGTAG